The DNA region GGAAATCATGCAGATCTCGTCGCGGCTGGTGGTCAACCAGGCGGCGCTGAAACTCAAACGCGCGGCGCTCGCGCCATTGCTCGACGCGTTCGCGCGCACCACGCGCGCGAACGCGCCCGCCTGAAAACGGAAGATTCCATGGCACTCAACATTCGTAGACTCGATTCCCGCGACGCCGGCTTCGACGCCACGCTGGCCGCGGTGCTGGCGTTCGAAGCGGGCGAGGACGCCGCGATCGACCAGGCGGTGGCCGGCATCCTGGCCGACGTCAAGACGCGCGGCGACGCCGCCGTGCTCGACTACACCCGCCGTTTCGACCGGCTCGATGCGCAGCACGCGCCGAATGTCGAGGCGCTCGAACTGCGCGCCGACGAACTCGACCGCGCGCTCGACGGCCTGGAACCGGCGCGGCGCCACGCGCTGGAGACGGCGGCGGCGCGCGTGCGTGCCTTCCACGAGAAGCAGGCCACGGAATCCGGCACGCACAGCTGGCAATACACCGAAGCCGACGGCACCATGCTCGGGCAGAAGGTCACGCCGCTGGACCGCGTGGGCATCTACGTGCCGGGCGGCAAGGCGGCCTACCCGTCGTCGGTGCTGATGAACGCGATTCCGGCATCGGTCGCCGGCGTGCGCGAGATCGTCATGGTCGTGCCCACGCCGGGCGGCGTGCGCAACGATCTGGTGCTGGCCGCCGCGCGCCTGGGACGCGTGGACCGCGTCTTCACGATCGGCGGCGCGCAGGCCGTCGGCGCGCTCGCCTACGGCACCCGTACCGTGCCCGCGGTCGACAAGATCGTCGGCCCCGGCAATGCCTATGTGGCGTGCGCGAAGCGCCGCGTCTTCGGCACCGTCGGCATCGACATGATCGCCGGGCCGTCCGAGATTCTGGTGATCTGCGACGGCACCACGGACCCGCGCTGGGTCGCGATGGACCTGTTTTCGCAGGCCGAGCACGACGAACTCGCGCAATCGATCCTGCTGTGTCCGGATGCCGCCTATCTGGACGCCGTGCAGGCGGCGGCCGACGCGCTGCTGCCCACCATGCCCCGGCAGGCGGTGATCCGGGCGTCGCTCGAGGGGCGCGGCGCGCTGATCCAGGTCCGCGACATGGCCGAGGCGTGCGCGATCGCGAACCGCATCGCGCCCGAGCACCTCGAAATCTCCGCCGCCGCGCCCGCGCAATGGGCCGAGCAGATCCGGCACGCCGGCGCCATTTTCCTCGGCCGCTTCAGCAGCGAGAGCCTCGGCGACTACTGCGCCGGCCCGAATCACGTGCTGCCGACTTCCCGCACCGCGCGGTTTTCCTCGCCGCTCGGCGTCTACGACTTCATCAAGCGCTCGAGTCTGATCCAGGTCAGCGAGCAGGGGGCGATGACGCTCGGGCGCATCGCCGCCGAGCTGGCCTACGGGGAAGGGCTGCAGGCCCACGCGCGCAGCGCGGAACTGCGCATGGAGACGCTGGCGGCGCCGGATCCCGCCGCCTGAGCGTCGCCGCGAACCCGGTTAAACTAGCATTCGATCAACCCGCCCGGCCGACGTCATACTCGGCACCCGGCGTTCAACCTGCCTGACACCAAGACCATGCGACCTGCGGAAGTTGTACGCGACACCAGCGAAACGCAAATCCGGGTGAAGCTCGATCTCGACGGCACGGGCCGCCCCGCGCTGCATTCCGGCGTGCCCTTTCTCGACCACATGCTCGACCAGATCGCCCGTCACGGGCTGATCGACCTCGAAGTCGAAGCGAAAGGCGATACCCATATCGACGATCACCACACCGTCGAGGATGTCGGCATCACGCTGGGTCAGGCGGTGGCGAAGGCGATCGGCGATCGCAAGGGCATCCGCCGCTACGGCCATGCCTACGTACCGCTGGACGAGTGCCTGTCGCGCGTCGTCATCGATTTCTCCGGCCGGCCGGGACTCGAATTCCACGTACCGTTCACGCGCGAGCGCGTGGGCACCTTCGACGTGGACCTGACGATCGAATTCTTCCGCGGCTTCGTCAACCATGCCGGCGTGACCCTGCATATCGACAATCTGCGCGGCGTCAACGCGCACCATCAGGTCGAGACGGTCTTCAAGGCCTTCGGCCGCGCGCTGCGCATGGCGGTCGAAATGGACGAGCGCGCCGCCGGGCAGATTCCATCGACCAAGGGCAGTCTCTGAACATGACCAATTCGATCGCCATCGTCGACTACGGAATGGGCAATCTGCGCTCGGTCGCGCAGGCGCTCAAGCACGCCGCACCCGAGGCGCAGGTCGAGATCGTCGCCGATCCGGCGCGCATCGCCACGGCGGACCGTATCGTCCTGCCCGGCCAGGGCGCGATGCCGGACTGCATGCGCGCGTTGCGCGAGTCGGGATTGCAGGAAGCCGTCGTGGCCGCGTCGCGCAGCAAGCCGCTGCTCGGCGTGTGCGTCGGCGAGCAGATGCTGTTCGACCTCAGCGAGGAAGGCGACACGCCCGGCCTCGGGCTGCTGCCCGGCAAGGTGCTGCGCTTCCAGCTCGATGGCCGGACGCAGGACGACGGCTCGCGCTTCAAGACCCCGCAAATGGGCTGGAACCGGGTGCGGCACGCACGCGCGCACCCCTTGTGGGAGGGTATCGCGGACGACGCCTTCTTCTATTTCGTGCACAGCTACTACGTGGCGCCCGCGGATGCCGCCGATACCGTAGGGGTCACCACCTACGGTGCGCCGTTCACGTCGGCGGTGGCGCGGGGCAATATCTTCGCCACGCAGTTCCATCCCGAGAAAAGCGCGGCGGCGGGATTGCGGCTGTATCGCAATTTCGTCGACTGGACGCCCGGCGGCTAGCGCCACGGGTCGATCCGCGAGTCGATCCGCGGAGGATGTGCGGGTAGATTCGAGGAAGGCCGGCAATAACGGCAGGCGGCGCCGGCGGCATGCAAAAAATGAATCAGTGCGTGCGTCAGGCGCCAATCCATCTGTAATACACTACGAGGCATCCGCGGCGTTCCCGGCATCGTGCCGGCGCCCGGCCGACGAGCGGCGGCCCCGCATTCACGCCGCCGCTCGGCCCGCAGAGCCTGCGGGCATCCCTCGACCCGAACCGACCACTACACCGATTTTTATGCTGCTCATTCCGGCCATCGATCTCAAGGACGGTCAGTGCGTCCGCCTCAAGCAGGGTGATATGGACCAGGCGACCGTGTTCGCCGAGGATCCCGCCGCCGCGGCCCGTCACTGGGTCGACCAGGGCGCGCGCCGCCTGCATCTGGTCGACCTCAACGGCGCCTTCGCGGGCAAGCCGCGCAACGAAGCCGCGATCCGCGCCATCATTGCGGAAGTCGGCAACGACATTCCCGTTCAGCTCGGCGGCGGCATTCGCGATCTGAACACGATCGAGCGCTACCTCGACGACGGGCTGTCCTACGTCATCATCGGCACCGCCGCGGTGAAGAATCCCGGCTTGCTCAAGGATGCGTGCACCGCGTTCGCCGGGCACGTGATCGTCGGCCTGGACGCCCGCGACGGCAAGGTCGCGACCGACGGCTGGAGCAAGCTGACCGGCCATGAAGTCATCGACCTGGCGCGCAAGTTCGAGGACTACGGCGTCGAATCGATCATCTACACCGACATCGGCCGCGACGGCATGCTGCACGGCATCAATATCGAGGCCACGGTGCGCCTCGCCAACGCGGTCAAGATTCCCGTGATCGCCAGCGGCGGTCTGTCGAACATGGCCGACATCGACGCGTTGTGCGCGGTGGCGGCCGAAGGCATCGAAGGCGTGATCTGCGGGCGCGCGATCTATTCCGGCGATCTCGACTTCGCGGCGGCGCAGGACCGCGCCGATTCGCTGGCGGGCGGCGACGGCGCGCCCTGATCCCGGCCGGCGCCGGCGCCGTGGCATCGCCACGGTGCCCGCGCGGCGGCAAGTGACCGGCCCGGTGCCGGCGCCTTCGTGAACCCCTAAAGGGCGCGCCCAGCGCGTGCCCGCACCCACCATGGCTCTCGCAAAACGCATCATTCCCTGTCTCGACGTCAACGCCGGGCGTGTCGTCAAGGGGATCAATTTCCTCGAGTTGCGCGACGCCGGCGACCCGGTCGAGGTCGCGCGCCGGTACGACGGCGAAGGCGCCGATGAACTGACCTTTCTCGACATCACGGCCACCGCCGACGACCGCGACCTGATCCTGCCGATCATCGAGGCGGTCGCCTCGCAGGTCTTCATCCCGCTGACGGTGGGCGGCGGCGTGCGCACGGTCGCGGACTACCGGCGCCTGCTCAACGCGGGCGCCGACAAGATCAGCGTCAACTCCTCGGCCGTCGCCAATCCGCAGCTCATCGCCGACGCCGCGAACAAGTACGGCTCGCAATGCGTCGTCGTCGCGATCGATGCGAAGCGCATTGCCGGGGGGCCTGCCGTCGGGGATGCCGCCGCGCGTTGGGAAGTCTTCACCCATGGCGGGCGGCGCGGCACCGGGCTCGACGCCGTCGAGTGGGCGCAGCGCATGGCGGCCCTGGGCGCGGGCGAGATCCTGCTGACCAGCATGGACCGCGACGGCACCAGGAGCGGCTTCGACCTGGCATTGACGCGCGCCGTGTCCGACGCCGTCTCGGTGCCGGTGATCGCCTCGGGCGGCGTCGGCGGGCTCGAACATCTCGCCGAAGGCATCTCGCTCGGCCATGCCGACGCGGTGCTGGCCGCCAGCATCTTCCACTATGGCGAGCACACGGTCGGCGAGGCGAAGCGTTTCATGGCGTCGCGCGGCATCCCGGTGCGTCTGTAGACTTCGTTTTCATCGCCTATCCGCAGGGTTTTCATGACACACGCATGGCTCGACAAAGTAAAGTGGGACGCGGCCGGACTGGTGCCGGTCATCGCCCAGGAATCCGGCAGCAACGATGTCGTGATGTTCGCGTGGATGAACCGCGAGGCGTTGCAGCAGACTCTCGCGCTGCGCCGTGCGGTGTACTGGTCGCGCTCGCGCCAGCGGCTCTGGTTCAAGGGCGAGGAGTCCGGGCACGTGCAGCGCGTCCATGAAGTCCGGCTGGACTGCGACGCGGACGTCGTTCTGTTGAAGATCGAGCAGGTGGGCGGCATCGCCTGCCACACCGGCCGTCAT from Robbsia betulipollinis includes:
- the hisD gene encoding histidinol dehydrogenase, translated to MALNIRRLDSRDAGFDATLAAVLAFEAGEDAAIDQAVAGILADVKTRGDAAVLDYTRRFDRLDAQHAPNVEALELRADELDRALDGLEPARRHALETAAARVRAFHEKQATESGTHSWQYTEADGTMLGQKVTPLDRVGIYVPGGKAAYPSSVLMNAIPASVAGVREIVMVVPTPGGVRNDLVLAAARLGRVDRVFTIGGAQAVGALAYGTRTVPAVDKIVGPGNAYVACAKRRVFGTVGIDMIAGPSEILVICDGTTDPRWVAMDLFSQAEHDELAQSILLCPDAAYLDAVQAAADALLPTMPRQAVIRASLEGRGALIQVRDMAEACAIANRIAPEHLEISAAAPAQWAEQIRHAGAIFLGRFSSESLGDYCAGPNHVLPTSRTARFSSPLGVYDFIKRSSLIQVSEQGAMTLGRIAAELAYGEGLQAHARSAELRMETLAAPDPAA
- the hisB gene encoding imidazoleglycerol-phosphate dehydratase HisB, which codes for MRPAEVVRDTSETQIRVKLDLDGTGRPALHSGVPFLDHMLDQIARHGLIDLEVEAKGDTHIDDHHTVEDVGITLGQAVAKAIGDRKGIRRYGHAYVPLDECLSRVVIDFSGRPGLEFHVPFTRERVGTFDVDLTIEFFRGFVNHAGVTLHIDNLRGVNAHHQVETVFKAFGRALRMAVEMDERAAGQIPSTKGSL
- the hisH gene encoding imidazole glycerol phosphate synthase subunit HisH, with the translated sequence MTNSIAIVDYGMGNLRSVAQALKHAAPEAQVEIVADPARIATADRIVLPGQGAMPDCMRALRESGLQEAVVAASRSKPLLGVCVGEQMLFDLSEEGDTPGLGLLPGKVLRFQLDGRTQDDGSRFKTPQMGWNRVRHARAHPLWEGIADDAFFYFVHSYYVAPADAADTVGVTTYGAPFTSAVARGNIFATQFHPEKSAAAGLRLYRNFVDWTPGG
- the hisA gene encoding 1-(5-phosphoribosyl)-5-[(5-phosphoribosylamino)methylideneamino]imidazole-4-carboxamide isomerase, coding for MLLIPAIDLKDGQCVRLKQGDMDQATVFAEDPAAAARHWVDQGARRLHLVDLNGAFAGKPRNEAAIRAIIAEVGNDIPVQLGGGIRDLNTIERYLDDGLSYVIIGTAAVKNPGLLKDACTAFAGHVIVGLDARDGKVATDGWSKLTGHEVIDLARKFEDYGVESIIYTDIGRDGMLHGINIEATVRLANAVKIPVIASGGLSNMADIDALCAVAAEGIEGVICGRAIYSGDLDFAAAQDRADSLAGGDGAP
- the hisF gene encoding imidazole glycerol phosphate synthase subunit HisF, whose product is MALAKRIIPCLDVNAGRVVKGINFLELRDAGDPVEVARRYDGEGADELTFLDITATADDRDLILPIIEAVASQVFIPLTVGGGVRTVADYRRLLNAGADKISVNSSAVANPQLIADAANKYGSQCVVVAIDAKRIAGGPAVGDAAARWEVFTHGGRRGTGLDAVEWAQRMAALGAGEILLTSMDRDGTRSGFDLALTRAVSDAVSVPVIASGGVGGLEHLAEGISLGHADAVLAASIFHYGEHTVGEAKRFMASRGIPVRL
- the hisI gene encoding phosphoribosyl-AMP cyclohydrolase gives rise to the protein MTHAWLDKVKWDAAGLVPVIAQESGSNDVVMFAWMNREALQQTLALRRAVYWSRSRQRLWFKGEESGHVQRVHEVRLDCDADVVLLKIEQVGGIACHTGRHSCFFQKFEGDADTGDWVSVEPVLKDPEHIYK